A genome region from Pygocentrus nattereri isolate fPygNat1 chromosome 6, fPygNat1.pri, whole genome shotgun sequence includes the following:
- the en1a gene encoding homeobox protein engrailed-1a isoform X2 codes for MEEQHEPESPDPSEPVQLPHRTTNFFIDDILRPDFGCRKERQTGTGDQQARAIADRPTVPGTPDSECCTDSVSSSSSSSSSCSSTVSSPPPKAGGEAAVGKEFQPLLWPAWVYCTRYSDRPSSGPRTRKLKKKKSQAEDKRPRTAFTAEQLQRLKTEFQLNRYITEQRRQALAHELNLNESQIKIWFQNKRAKIKKASGSKNSLAMQLMAQGLYNHSTTTVQEESSD; via the exons ATGGAAGAGCAGCACGAGCCCGAGAGCCCGGATCCGAGTGAGCCGGTGCAGCTCCCGCACAGGACCACCAACTTTTTCATCGACGACATCCTCCGGCCGGACTTCGGCTGCAGGAAAGAGCGCCAAACGGGCACGGGAGATCAGCAGGCTCGTGCGATCGCTGACAGACCCACAGTGCCCGGGACTCCGGACTCTGAGTGCTGCACCGACAGCgtgtcctcctcttcctcctcctcctcttcctgctCCTCCACGGTGTCCTCACCTCCGCCTAAAGCAGGAGGAGAAGCGGCGGTGGGTAAGGAGTTCCAGCCACTGCTCTGGCCTGCCTGGGTTTACTGCACCAGATACTCGGACAGACCCTCATCTG GCCCGAGGACCCGGaaactgaagaagaagaagagccaGGCGGAGGACAAGAGACCCAGGACTGCGTTCACGGCCGAGCAGCTACAGAGACTGAAAACCGAGTTTCAGCTGAACCGGTACATCACGGAGCAGCGGCGGCAGGCGCTCGCGCACGAACTCAACCTGAACGAGTCTCAGATTAAGATCTGGTTTCAGAACAAACGCGCCAAAATCAAAAAGGCGAGCGGCTCTAAGAACTCTCTGGCGATGCAGCTGATGGCTCAGGGCCTGTACAACCATTCCACCACCACCGTCCAGGAGGAGAGCAGCGACTGA
- the en1a gene encoding homeobox protein engrailed-1a isoform X1: MEEQHEPESPDPSEPVQLPHRTTNFFIDDILRPDFGCRKERQTGTGDQQARAIADRPTVPGTPDSECCTDSVSSSSSSSSSCSSTVSSPPPKAGGEAAVGKEFQPLLWPAWVYCTRYSDRPSSVSTQGPRTRKLKKKKSQAEDKRPRTAFTAEQLQRLKTEFQLNRYITEQRRQALAHELNLNESQIKIWFQNKRAKIKKASGSKNSLAMQLMAQGLYNHSTTTVQEESSD; this comes from the exons ATGGAAGAGCAGCACGAGCCCGAGAGCCCGGATCCGAGTGAGCCGGTGCAGCTCCCGCACAGGACCACCAACTTTTTCATCGACGACATCCTCCGGCCGGACTTCGGCTGCAGGAAAGAGCGCCAAACGGGCACGGGAGATCAGCAGGCTCGTGCGATCGCTGACAGACCCACAGTGCCCGGGACTCCGGACTCTGAGTGCTGCACCGACAGCgtgtcctcctcttcctcctcctcctcttcctgctCCTCCACGGTGTCCTCACCTCCGCCTAAAGCAGGAGGAGAAGCGGCGGTGGGTAAGGAGTTCCAGCCACTGCTCTGGCCTGCCTGGGTTTACTGCACCAGATACTCGGACAGACCCTCATCTG TCTCCACACAAGGCCCGAGGACCCGGaaactgaagaagaagaagagccaGGCGGAGGACAAGAGACCCAGGACTGCGTTCACGGCCGAGCAGCTACAGAGACTGAAAACCGAGTTTCAGCTGAACCGGTACATCACGGAGCAGCGGCGGCAGGCGCTCGCGCACGAACTCAACCTGAACGAGTCTCAGATTAAGATCTGGTTTCAGAACAAACGCGCCAAAATCAAAAAGGCGAGCGGCTCTAAGAACTCTCTGGCGATGCAGCTGATGGCTCAGGGCCTGTACAACCATTCCACCACCACCGTCCAGGAGGAGAGCAGCGACTGA